The following coding sequences are from one Streptomyces sp. NBC_00536 window:
- a CDS encoding M1 family metallopeptidase has protein sequence MRLTTSRLRAALLAAASLTLVAAVLPPPQPLGIGDRLFPELGNPGYDVRSYDLSLTYKDNRTPLDAVTVIDARTLTALDRVNLDFARGKVLSAEVNGRPAPFASAGEDLVLTPQRPLGADEPLHITIHHTSDPRGGGDGGWVTTADGLAMANQADAAHRVFPCNDHPADKAFFTFRITAPNGTTAVANGLPVLPALPAARSAGATTWTYRTVHPMATELAQVSLGASTVIHREGPRGMELRDVVPTADRARLEPWLKKTPAQIEWMEKRIGRYPFETYGVLIAHASTGFELETQTLSLFERGVFTDPAYPEWYVDSIMVHELAHQWFGDSVTPRTWSDLWLNEGHATWYEALYADGLGQYTLERRMREAYQRSDQWRAAGGPPAEPKAAAPGEKIGLFRPVVYDGAALVLYALRQKIGTPAFEQLERRWVGEHADQVVGTEDFVRLASEVAGEDLSAFLRPWLYGKTTPPMPGHPEWSAPKTT, from the coding sequence ATGCGCCTCACCACCTCCCGCCTGCGTGCCGCCCTGCTCGCCGCAGCCTCCCTCACCCTCGTCGCCGCCGTACTGCCCCCGCCGCAGCCCCTCGGCATCGGCGACCGGCTCTTCCCGGAGCTGGGCAACCCGGGGTACGACGTGCGCTCGTACGACCTGTCCCTCACCTACAAGGACAACCGCACCCCGCTCGACGCGGTCACCGTCATCGACGCCCGCACCCTGACGGCGCTGGACCGGGTCAACCTGGACTTCGCCCGCGGCAAGGTCCTGTCCGCCGAGGTCAACGGCAGGCCCGCGCCGTTCGCGAGCGCGGGGGAGGACCTCGTACTGACCCCCCAGCGCCCGCTCGGAGCCGACGAGCCGCTGCACATCACCATCCACCACACCAGTGACCCGCGCGGCGGCGGGGACGGCGGCTGGGTCACCACCGCGGACGGACTGGCCATGGCCAACCAGGCGGACGCCGCCCACCGGGTCTTCCCCTGCAACGACCACCCCGCCGACAAGGCCTTCTTCACCTTCCGGATCACTGCCCCGAACGGCACGACCGCGGTCGCCAACGGGCTGCCGGTCCTCCCGGCGCTCCCGGCCGCCCGCTCCGCCGGGGCGACCACCTGGACGTACCGCACCGTGCACCCCATGGCCACCGAGCTGGCCCAGGTCTCGCTCGGAGCCTCCACCGTGATCCACCGCGAGGGCCCGCGCGGGATGGAGCTGCGCGATGTCGTCCCGACCGCGGACCGGGCCCGGCTGGAGCCCTGGCTGAAGAAGACCCCGGCCCAGATCGAGTGGATGGAGAAGCGGATCGGCCGCTACCCCTTCGAGACGTACGGGGTGCTGATCGCGCACGCCAGCACCGGCTTCGAGCTGGAGACCCAGACCCTCTCGCTCTTCGAACGCGGGGTCTTCACCGACCCCGCCTACCCCGAGTGGTACGTCGACTCGATCATGGTCCACGAACTGGCCCACCAGTGGTTCGGCGACAGCGTCACCCCGCGCACCTGGTCCGACCTGTGGCTCAACGAAGGACACGCCACCTGGTACGAGGCCCTGTACGCCGACGGGCTCGGCCAATACACACTGGAACGCCGCATGCGCGAGGCCTACCAGCGCTCCGACCAGTGGCGGGCGGCCGGCGGTCCCCCGGCCGAGCCCAAGGCGGCGGCGCCCGGCGAGAAGATCGGCCTGTTCCGGCCGGTGGTCTACGACGGCGCCGCCCTGGTCCTCTACGCCCTGCGCCAGAAGATCGGCACGCCCGCCTTCGAGCAGCTGGAGCGCCGGTGGGTGGGCGAGCACGCCGACCAGGTGGTGGGCACGGAGGACTTCGTACGCCTGGCCTCGGAGGTGGCCGGGGAAGACCTGAGCGCCTTCCTGCGGCCGTGGCTGTACGGGAAGACCACCCCGCCGATGCCCGGACACCCGGAGTGGAGCGCGCCGAAGACCACCTGA